Proteins co-encoded in one Oreochromis aureus strain Israel breed Guangdong linkage group 3, ZZ_aureus, whole genome shotgun sequence genomic window:
- the LOC116309936 gene encoding ladderlectin-like, which translates to MKMFPVCVFVCAVMTLSHAAVLPEGRTATNQTVKRHLAKRSTDCPGGWTLLSGRCFLYVPGPMTWAKAERNCLSMGANLASVHSITEYHGIQHMIMTATHGNQETWIGGSDAQEENAWLWTDGMSFQYSNWCPGEPNNFRRNQHCLQINHSGSKCWDDVGCQVHRPSVCVKKM; encoded by the exons ATGAagatgtttcctgtgtgtgtgtttgtttgtgctgtgATGACTCTGTCCCATGCTGCTG TTCTCCCTGAAGGAAGGACTGCAACTAATCAAACAG TCAAAAGGCACCTGGCCAAGAGGTCTACTGATTGTCCTGGTGGTTGGACTCTGTTGAGTGGTCGCTGCTTCCTCTACGTTCCAGGACCCATGACATGGGCTAAAGCAGAG AGAAACTGCTTGTCCATGGGGGCCAACCTTGCATCTGTGCACAGCATCACAGAGTACCATGGGATTCAGCACATGATAATGACTGCCACTCATGGCAACCAAGAAACCTGGATTGGAGGAAGTGATGCACAGGAG GAGAATGCCTGGTTATGGACTGATGGAATGAGTTTCCAATATTCAAACTGGTGCCCAGGAGAGCCCAATAATTTCAGGCGCAACCAGCACTGTCTGCAAATTAACCATAGCG GTTCCAAGTGCTGGGATGATGTAGGGTGTCAGGTACATCGACCTTCTGTTTGTGTtaagaaaatgtga